The following proteins are co-located in the Haloterrigena sp. KLK7 genome:
- a CDS encoding orc1/cdc6 family replication initiation protein: MAPRFQPDDTLYKRRNTLKVEYVPDDIVGRDNEIEEYEAALQPIINGEYPDNIFIYGKTGVGKTAVTNFLLNELRESAKHFEVDLSVISLNCDGLSTSYQAAISLVNNLRDPEHHIAETGHPQSKVYRLLWDELNKLSGTVIIILDEIDHITDDTFLYQISRADNNGYIDNIQLGLIGISNDSTFREQLDAKVQSSLCETEISFPPYGTEELQKVLEQRADIAFHQNALEEGVIALCAALGRQDGGDARRAITLLRKAGDLARTENADSVTTDHVERAQEKLEAQQSMNIMRDLTEHEQLTLYALTTLAAEDTTPARSRIVYQRYKELCEFQGRDPRTARRMRSFLSDFEILNLTLSHMEHRGQKGGTYREHELNRDIATVVDALQTIISEFGAHRSLIEYLPDSGEEFTTI; encoded by the coding sequence ATGGCTCCTCGATTCCAGCCGGACGATACGTTGTACAAACGTCGGAATACACTCAAAGTCGAGTACGTTCCAGACGACATCGTCGGTCGGGATAACGAGATTGAGGAGTACGAAGCGGCCCTACAGCCGATCATCAACGGTGAGTACCCCGACAACATCTTCATCTACGGTAAGACCGGTGTCGGCAAGACTGCGGTGACGAACTTCTTACTGAACGAGCTTCGGGAATCAGCGAAACATTTTGAAGTTGATCTCTCTGTCATCTCACTCAACTGCGACGGCCTCAGCACGAGCTACCAGGCCGCGATTAGTCTGGTGAACAATCTCCGAGACCCTGAACACCACATTGCCGAAACCGGCCATCCTCAATCCAAAGTCTATCGTCTTCTCTGGGATGAACTCAATAAGCTCTCTGGGACCGTGATCATTATTCTCGACGAGATCGATCACATCACGGACGACACGTTCCTCTACCAGATTTCTCGTGCCGACAACAACGGATATATCGACAACATTCAGCTCGGCCTCATCGGGATCAGTAACGACTCGACGTTCCGGGAGCAGCTCGATGCGAAGGTTCAATCGTCTCTGTGTGAAACCGAGATTTCGTTCCCGCCATACGGCACGGAAGAGCTCCAGAAGGTCCTCGAACAGCGGGCCGATATCGCATTTCACCAGAACGCACTCGAAGAAGGAGTGATTGCGTTGTGTGCAGCCCTTGGTCGTCAGGACGGTGGCGACGCCCGACGAGCGATTACACTCCTTCGGAAGGCTGGCGATCTTGCACGCACCGAGAACGCGGATTCAGTGACGACTGACCACGTCGAACGCGCTCAGGAGAAACTCGAGGCACAGCAGAGCATGAACATCATGCGTGACCTCACTGAACACGAGCAACTCACACTTTACGCGTTGACCACACTGGCAGCAGAGGATACTACACCAGCCCGGTCACGGATTGTCTACCAGCGCTACAAAGAACTCTGTGAGTTCCAGGGTCGTGATCCCCGTACTGCCCGCCGAATGCGCAGTTTCCTGTCCGATTTCGAGATCCTCAATCTAACGCTTTCGCACATGGAACACCGCGGTCAGAAGGGTGGAACGTACCGTGAGCATGAACTCAATCGCGACATCGCGACTGTCGTCGACGCGCTACAGACGATTATCAGCGAATTCGGTGCACATCGGAGTCTCATCGAGTACCTTCCTGACTCCGGTGAAGAATTCACGACGATTTAG
- a CDS encoding AAA family ATPase has translation MSESDSDGVSLTVRAAEKRDAGRGVARIPELARRQLGVLSGDTVVIEGETATVAKMWPADPSVPENVIQVDGDTRANAGVHVGDTVTVRTKDTSAIAEAERVTLTPPPTLTDDQLAVAEREATKTLRNRPVRAGEQIRIEGVDQEAFRVTDTDPDGDVRITSTTTVRIVGSDAGSSSGASRTDRSDGRTRDDGSADPSEGGAAATAPTEPTSGVTYEDIGGLDEELELVREMIELPLSEPELFRRLGVDPPSGVLLYGPPGTGKTLIARAVANEVDANFETVSGPEIMSKYKGESEERLREVFERAEENAPTIVFFDEIDSIAGQRDDDGDAENRIVGQLLTLMDGLDARGEVIVIGATNRVDTIDPALRRGGRFDREIQIGVPDAEGRREILEVHTRGMPLDDDVNVDALARRTHGFVGADLDSVVSEAAMAAIRGRPTESDERAAWNRDPTVHKRHFDEALASVEPSAMREYVAESPNTDFSDVGGLEEAKQLLRESVEWPLTYDRLFEETNTQPPSGVLLHGPPGTGKTLLARALAGETDVNFVRVDGPEIVDRYVGESEKAIREVFERARQSAPSIVFFDEIDAITSARGEGHEVTERVVSQLLTELDGMRENPNLVVLAATNRKEHIDPALLRPGRLDTHVFVGEPDREAREKILAVHTRGKPLADDVDVAELAGELEGYTGADLEALVRTASMQAIREVADKYDPEDANERADEVVIEHRHLEAARENGAPTR, from the coding sequence ATGAGTGAGTCGGATTCGGACGGCGTTTCGCTGACGGTTCGAGCCGCCGAAAAGCGAGACGCCGGACGCGGTGTCGCACGGATCCCGGAGCTGGCGCGGCGTCAACTCGGCGTATTGAGCGGCGACACCGTCGTCATCGAGGGCGAGACCGCGACCGTCGCGAAGATGTGGCCGGCCGATCCGTCGGTCCCGGAAAACGTCATCCAGGTCGACGGGGACACGCGCGCGAACGCCGGCGTCCACGTCGGCGATACGGTCACCGTTCGAACGAAGGACACGTCGGCGATCGCCGAGGCCGAACGCGTGACGCTGACGCCGCCGCCGACGCTGACGGACGACCAGTTAGCGGTCGCCGAGCGCGAGGCGACCAAGACGCTCCGGAACCGACCCGTGCGAGCCGGCGAACAGATCCGGATCGAGGGCGTCGATCAGGAGGCGTTCCGGGTCACCGACACCGACCCCGACGGCGACGTTCGAATTACGAGCACGACTACGGTCCGGATCGTGGGCAGCGACGCGGGCTCGAGCAGCGGGGCCTCGAGAACCGACCGGAGCGATGGACGAACCCGCGACGACGGGTCCGCCGATCCGTCGGAGGGCGGCGCGGCCGCGACCGCGCCCACCGAACCAACCTCCGGCGTCACCTACGAGGACATCGGCGGGTTGGACGAGGAGCTCGAGCTCGTCCGGGAGATGATCGAACTCCCCCTCTCCGAGCCCGAGCTGTTCCGCCGCCTCGGCGTCGATCCGCCGTCCGGCGTCCTCCTGTACGGCCCGCCGGGCACCGGCAAGACGCTGATCGCCCGCGCGGTCGCCAACGAGGTCGACGCCAACTTCGAGACGGTCTCCGGACCGGAGATCATGTCGAAGTACAAGGGCGAGAGCGAGGAACGGCTCCGCGAGGTGTTCGAGCGCGCCGAGGAGAACGCGCCGACGATCGTCTTCTTCGACGAGATCGACTCCATCGCCGGCCAGCGCGACGACGACGGCGACGCCGAAAACCGGATCGTCGGCCAACTGCTGACGCTGATGGACGGCCTCGACGCCCGCGGCGAGGTGATCGTCATCGGCGCCACGAATCGGGTCGACACCATCGATCCCGCGCTCCGTCGGGGCGGCCGCTTCGACCGCGAGATCCAGATCGGCGTCCCCGACGCAGAGGGCCGCCGGGAGATCCTCGAGGTCCACACCCGCGGGATGCCCCTGGACGACGACGTCAACGTCGACGCGCTCGCCCGCCGAACGCACGGGTTCGTCGGCGCGGACCTCGATTCGGTCGTCAGCGAGGCCGCGATGGCGGCGATCCGCGGTCGGCCGACCGAGAGCGACGAGCGGGCGGCGTGGAACCGGGATCCGACGGTCCACAAGCGGCACTTCGACGAGGCGCTGGCCTCGGTCGAACCCTCCGCGATGCGCGAGTACGTCGCCGAATCGCCGAACACCGACTTCTCGGACGTCGGCGGCCTCGAGGAGGCCAAACAGCTGCTTCGGGAGTCAGTCGAGTGGCCGCTGACCTACGACCGGCTGTTCGAGGAGACCAACACCCAGCCGCCGTCGGGCGTCCTCCTTCACGGCCCGCCGGGCACCGGAAAGACGTTACTCGCACGCGCGCTCGCGGGAGAGACGGACGTCAACTTCGTCCGCGTCGACGGGCCAGAGATCGTCGACCGCTACGTCGGAGAGTCGGAGAAGGCGATCCGCGAGGTGTTCGAGCGCGCCCGCCAGTCGGCCCCGTCGATCGTCTTCTTCGACGAGATCGACGCGATCACGAGCGCCCGCGGCGAGGGCCACGAGGTGACCGAGCGGGTCGTCTCTCAGCTCCTGACGGAACTCGACGGGATGCGAGAGAACCCCAATCTCGTCGTGTTGGCCGCGACGAACCGCAAGGAGCACATCGACCCCGCCCTGCTCCGTCCCGGACGACTCGATACGCACGTCTTCGTCGGCGAGCCCGACCGCGAGGCCCGCGAGAAGATCCTCGCGGTCCACACCCGCGGCAAGCCCTTGGCCGACGACGTCGACGTCGCAGAACTGGCCGGCGAACTCGAGGGCTACACCGGGGCGGACCTCGAGGCGCTCGTCCGGACGGCCTCGATGCAGGCGATCCGGGAAGTCGCCGACAAGTACGATCCCGAGGACGCCAACGAACGCGCCGACGAAGTCGTCATCGAGCATCGACATCTCGAGGCGGCGCGAGAGAACGGCGCGCCGACGCGGTGA
- a CDS encoding secretion system protein, which translates to MARPSDSAGVSDTGATEITDTTEITDEISETTRSAGQRVTLVRSLAALYPAAVEPSADLEEALSFVDSPHDAETIVRAGYGAGMLAVVPPLLLLPLGAPLTFVLFFALVTPIATTYTVRSLPRLQAAFRRTEALGETPNLVGRAVLRMQIQPSLESAVRFAADTGSGPLSDDLAAHIDRSIGTSKTGLLSFTEAWADRFPALRRSAHLLAAAQDAPAGERERTLDRSLAAVLDGTRSQMAEFTASIRTLTTGLFAFGIMLPLALIALVPTVPMVGVSINIWILVFLYDVALPACLVGAGAYLLVRRPVAFPPPTIGHDHPDVPDRLWLRALWGVLAGSGVYAIVVAVGPAHLAPVVAGGFGLGVALLAVYSPILAVRHYVRDVEDHLTDALYIVGRQVSDGESVESAVELAATRVPGATGAVFEHAAGLQRRLQIGVESAFLGSHGALEDVPSPRARGTAALLAIASSEGKPAGRAIVSMADHLEELSEVEAETKRNLAKVTGTLDATAAYFAPMVAGVTVGMAAMMASQDVFTSSEVDAAAFPAEPLAIVIGIYLVMLCFILLPLSIALRHGVDRALIGYHVGRALTTSMVLYAVTVGVIDFFF; encoded by the coding sequence ATGGCCCGCCCATCCGACTCCGCCGGCGTCTCCGACACCGGTGCGACCGAGATCACTGATACCACCGAAATCACGGACGAGATATCCGAAACTACGCGCTCGGCCGGCCAGCGCGTGACGCTCGTTCGCTCGCTCGCCGCGCTCTATCCCGCCGCCGTCGAGCCGTCCGCCGACCTCGAGGAGGCGCTCTCGTTCGTCGATTCGCCCCACGATGCGGAGACGATCGTTCGGGCGGGATACGGGGCCGGAATGCTGGCGGTCGTGCCGCCGCTCCTGTTACTCCCGCTGGGCGCACCGCTCACGTTCGTCCTCTTTTTCGCCCTCGTGACGCCGATCGCGACGACCTACACGGTTCGCTCGCTCCCGCGACTTCAGGCCGCGTTCCGGCGGACCGAGGCCCTCGGCGAGACGCCGAATCTCGTCGGTCGCGCGGTCCTCCGGATGCAGATCCAGCCGTCCCTCGAGAGCGCCGTCCGGTTCGCGGCAGATACCGGTTCCGGGCCGCTCTCGGACGATCTCGCGGCGCATATCGACCGATCGATTGGCACATCGAAGACGGGACTGCTCTCCTTTACCGAGGCGTGGGCCGATCGGTTCCCGGCGCTCCGGCGATCGGCGCACCTGCTCGCGGCGGCACAGGACGCACCGGCGGGCGAACGCGAGCGGACGCTCGATCGATCGCTCGCGGCCGTCCTCGACGGGACACGCAGCCAAATGGCGGAGTTCACGGCGTCGATTCGGACGCTGACGACCGGACTGTTCGCGTTCGGGATCATGCTCCCGCTGGCGCTGATCGCGCTCGTCCCGACCGTCCCGATGGTGGGCGTCTCGATCAATATCTGGATCCTGGTCTTCCTCTACGACGTCGCGCTTCCCGCCTGTCTCGTCGGCGCGGGAGCGTACCTGCTCGTTCGCCGGCCGGTCGCGTTTCCGCCGCCGACGATCGGCCACGACCATCCCGACGTTCCCGACCGACTGTGGCTCCGGGCGCTGTGGGGCGTTCTCGCCGGCAGCGGCGTCTACGCGATCGTGGTCGCAGTCGGCCCCGCGCACCTCGCGCCGGTCGTCGCCGGCGGTTTCGGTCTCGGCGTCGCGCTGCTGGCCGTCTACAGCCCGATTCTCGCGGTCCGCCACTACGTTCGCGACGTCGAGGACCACCTCACCGACGCTCTCTACATCGTCGGCCGGCAGGTCTCCGACGGCGAGTCCGTCGAGTCGGCCGTCGAGCTCGCGGCGACCCGCGTCCCGGGAGCGACCGGCGCCGTCTTCGAACACGCCGCCGGCCTGCAGCGGCGCCTCCAGATCGGCGTCGAATCGGCCTTCCTCGGCAGCCACGGCGCGCTCGAGGACGTTCCGAGCCCCCGCGCTCGAGGCACGGCGGCGCTGCTGGCGATCGCCTCGAGCGAGGGCAAGCCCGCCGGGCGCGCGATCGTCTCGATGGCCGACCACCTCGAGGAGCTGTCGGAGGTCGAAGCCGAGACCAAACGGAACCTCGCCAAGGTGACGGGGACGCTCGACGCCACGGCGGCGTACTTCGCACCGATGGTCGCCGGCGTCACCGTCGGCATGGCCGCGATGATGGCGAGTCAGGACGTGTTCACCTCGAGCGAGGTCGACGCGGCCGCGTTCCCCGCCGAACCCCTCGCGATCGTGATCGGGATCTATCTCGTCATGCTGTGTTTCATCCTGCTCCCGCTTTCGATCGCGCTTCGTCACGGCGTCGACCGAGCGCTCATCGGCTACCACGTCGGTCGCGCGCTGACGACCTCGATGGTGCTGTACGCCGTGACTGTAGGGGTTATTGACTTCTTCTTCTGA
- a CDS encoding helix-turn-helix domain-containing protein, which produces MGLIAEFRLTSLELPLTDAVAAVPEVTVSIERILVVDPERPVALCRVVDDPDDEFGAALTDDPTVAEHVPLDESSGSTLYRVRLRDPPVPIYRKYVELGTTPLGGIVTVDGWWGRARFPDREALAEYRAFCVDRGVTFQLERLTRESTADDPPFGLTREQYEALVAAREAGYFAVPREASTEAVGERLGISGPSASERIRRGIDRLLENAL; this is translated from the coding sequence ATGGGGCTCATCGCGGAGTTCCGATTGACGTCGCTCGAATTGCCGCTGACGGACGCGGTCGCGGCCGTCCCCGAGGTCACGGTCTCCATCGAACGAATCCTCGTCGTCGACCCCGAGCGACCGGTCGCCCTCTGTCGGGTCGTCGACGATCCCGACGACGAGTTCGGCGCCGCGTTGACCGACGATCCGACGGTCGCCGAGCACGTTCCGCTGGACGAATCGAGCGGGAGCACGCTCTACCGAGTCAGACTGCGCGACCCGCCGGTCCCGATCTACCGAAAGTACGTCGAACTCGGTACCACGCCGCTGGGCGGAATCGTGACCGTCGACGGCTGGTGGGGGCGGGCACGGTTCCCCGACCGCGAGGCGCTGGCCGAGTATCGCGCGTTCTGCGTCGATCGGGGTGTGACCTTCCAACTCGAGCGGCTCACCCGGGAATCGACGGCGGACGATCCGCCGTTCGGTCTCACGCGAGAACAGTACGAGGCCCTCGTCGCGGCCCGCGAGGCGGGCTACTTCGCGGTGCCGCGAGAGGCGTCGACCGAGGCGGTCGGCGAGCGACTGGGTATTTCGGGCCCGTCGGCCTCCGAGCGCATTCGTCGGGGGATCGATCGACTGCTCGAGAACGCCCTCTAG
- a CDS encoding ribonucleotide-diphosphate reductase subunit beta, translating into MPLDAQPEMRLDSSTRSHRYYRNAVEKHWDPHEIDLEADREGATELPEPAFEGLKQSLALFGAGEESVTEDLAPLAVVLEDVDDQLFITTQLYEESKHTDFFDRYWREVIHAEEERRGQELSSPTDEQWFNDAYDELFERNERAMARLLEDDTPENRAKAHCHYHLTIEGILAQTGYYGLTLAYGEREPGLPSLPGLVEGLKLVRSDEGRHVGFGMAQLKSLVMDGEVDPDVLRDTVDELVPLVQDSLAGEGGASTEEGPGPSPSELAEYAYTKHEQRMQQITTASEKIPDVEELTELDA; encoded by the coding sequence ATGCCGCTCGATGCGCAGCCCGAGATGCGACTCGATTCGTCGACGCGTTCCCATCGATACTATCGGAACGCCGTCGAGAAGCACTGGGACCCCCACGAGATCGATCTCGAGGCGGACCGCGAGGGCGCTACCGAACTCCCGGAGCCGGCGTTCGAGGGACTGAAACAGTCGCTTGCGCTGTTCGGCGCCGGCGAGGAGTCGGTGACTGAGGACCTCGCGCCGCTGGCGGTCGTCCTCGAAGACGTCGACGACCAGCTGTTCATCACGACCCAGCTCTACGAGGAGTCGAAGCACACCGACTTCTTCGACCGCTACTGGCGGGAAGTGATCCACGCGGAGGAGGAGCGCCGCGGGCAGGAGCTCTCGTCGCCGACCGACGAGCAGTGGTTCAACGACGCCTACGACGAACTGTTCGAGCGCAACGAGCGGGCGATGGCGCGCCTGCTCGAGGACGACACGCCGGAGAACCGCGCGAAGGCCCACTGTCACTACCACCTGACGATCGAGGGCATTCTCGCGCAGACGGGCTACTACGGACTGACCCTCGCGTACGGGGAGCGGGAACCCGGCCTCCCCAGCCTGCCGGGGCTGGTCGAGGGGCTCAAACTGGTCCGCAGCGACGAGGGTCGCCACGTCGGCTTCGGGATGGCCCAGCTCAAGTCGCTCGTGATGGACGGCGAGGTCGACCCCGACGTGCTCCGGGACACGGTCGACGAGCTGGTCCCGCTCGTTCAGGACAGTCTGGCCGGCGAGGGCGGGGCCAGCACCGAGGAGGGACCCGGTCCGAGCCCGTCGGAGCTCGCCGAGTACGCCTACACCAAACACGAACAGCGCATGCAACAGATCACGACCGCGAGCGAGAAGATTCCGGACGTCGAGGAGCTGACCGAGCTCGACGCCTAG
- a CDS encoding DEAD/DEAH box helicase — protein sequence MTDERASEATGGESQRPEDSAAGEDSDPTGDEQDDEQFTLADFHDASQEAGRPVLTAAALSRALDITQERAREELESLADRNDIQRLSVETDPVVWYPSELEDLTDRERVVVFPKRREIVVDRPDQFTRAQLAQFAHLADGNGEQGYRYVVRPEDIWQAPHDSWEALARTMRQALGQRSEGLEEWVRSQWDRAHQFRLTTHEEGYTVLEAKSPEVMGNVARQKLDEEHVHAPISDTEDWVREGSEAAIKRILYEAGYPVQDHRELESGEDLPIDLEVRLRDYQRTWVDRFAEAGEGVFVGPPGSGKTVAAMGAMAHVDGETLVLVPSRDLARQWADTILEYTSLEPEQIGQYHGGRKEVRPVTIATYQIAGMDRHRSLFDDREWGLVIFDECQHVPSDVYRRSTHLQSKHRLGLSASPIREDDRQKEIFTLVGPPIGTDWEALFEAGFVAEPELEIRYVPWGDDEQGNAYASADGQEKYRIAAKNRGKVDEVRYLLSAHPDSKALVFVDYLEQGRDLSAALDVPFLSGETPHHERRRLLDEFRRNERDLLIVSRVGDEGIDLPTADLAIVASGLGGSRRQGTQRAGRTMRPAGGALVYVLATRGTREEDFARKQLQHLGRKGMTIREQTVERDDGSENGVTDESDETGDDEIDDDEIDDDEIDEDASDESVADK from the coding sequence GTGACCGACGAACGTGCTTCGGAAGCGACCGGTGGCGAGAGCCAGCGACCCGAGGATTCAGCGGCCGGCGAGGACAGCGATCCCACCGGAGACGAGCAGGACGACGAGCAGTTCACGCTCGCGGACTTCCACGACGCATCGCAGGAGGCGGGCCGACCGGTGCTCACCGCCGCGGCCCTCTCCCGAGCCCTGGATATCACGCAGGAACGCGCCCGCGAAGAACTCGAGTCCCTTGCAGATCGAAACGATATCCAGCGCCTCTCCGTCGAAACGGATCCCGTCGTCTGGTATCCCAGCGAACTCGAGGACCTGACCGACCGGGAGCGGGTCGTCGTCTTCCCGAAGCGCCGCGAGATCGTCGTCGATCGGCCGGACCAGTTCACCCGTGCACAGCTCGCCCAGTTCGCCCACCTCGCGGACGGCAACGGCGAACAGGGGTATCGCTACGTCGTCAGGCCCGAGGACATCTGGCAGGCGCCCCACGACTCCTGGGAGGCGCTGGCCCGGACGATGCGCCAGGCGCTCGGCCAGCGCTCAGAGGGACTCGAGGAGTGGGTCCGCAGCCAGTGGGATCGAGCCCACCAGTTCCGGCTGACGACCCACGAGGAGGGCTACACCGTCCTCGAGGCGAAGAGTCCCGAAGTGATGGGTAACGTCGCCCGGCAGAAACTCGACGAGGAACACGTCCACGCGCCGATCTCGGACACCGAGGACTGGGTCCGGGAGGGCTCGGAGGCAGCGATCAAACGGATCCTCTACGAGGCGGGCTACCCGGTACAGGACCACCGCGAACTCGAGTCCGGCGAGGACCTTCCCATCGATCTCGAGGTTCGACTCCGAGACTACCAGCGGACGTGGGTCGACCGCTTCGCGGAGGCCGGCGAGGGCGTCTTCGTCGGACCGCCGGGCAGCGGGAAGACGGTCGCCGCGATGGGGGCGATGGCCCACGTCGACGGCGAGACGCTGGTGTTGGTGCCGAGCCGCGATCTGGCCCGGCAGTGGGCCGACACGATCCTCGAGTACACCTCGCTCGAACCGGAGCAGATCGGCCAGTACCACGGCGGGCGCAAGGAGGTCCGGCCGGTGACGATCGCGACCTACCAGATCGCGGGGATGGATCGGCACCGCTCGCTGTTCGACGACCGCGAGTGGGGACTGGTGATCTTCGACGAGTGCCAGCACGTCCCCTCGGACGTCTACCGCCGGAGCACGCACCTCCAGTCCAAACACCGACTCGGCCTCTCGGCCAGCCCCATCCGAGAGGACGACCGCCAGAAGGAGATTTTCACCCTCGTGGGTCCACCGATCGGCACCGACTGGGAGGCGCTGTTCGAGGCCGGCTTCGTCGCCGAACCGGAACTCGAGATCCGCTACGTCCCGTGGGGCGACGACGAGCAAGGGAACGCCTACGCCTCTGCCGACGGTCAAGAGAAGTACCGGATCGCCGCGAAGAATCGCGGGAAAGTCGACGAGGTGCGATACCTGCTGTCGGCCCACCCCGACTCGAAGGCGCTGGTCTTCGTCGACTATCTCGAGCAGGGACGAGACCTTTCGGCCGCGCTGGACGTCCCCTTCCTCAGCGGCGAGACGCCCCACCACGAGCGCCGACGGCTGCTCGACGAGTTCCGCCGGAACGAACGCGATCTGCTGATCGTTTCCCGGGTCGGTGACGAGGGAATCGACCTCCCGACGGCCGATCTGGCGATCGTCGCCTCGGGACTGGGCGGCTCGAGACGGCAGGGCACCCAACGGGCCGGCCGAACGATGCGCCCGGCCGGCGGCGCGCTCGTCTACGTGCTCGCGACGCGGGGGACCCGCGAGGAGGACTTCGCCCGCAAACAGCTCCAGCATCTCGGCCGAAAGGGGATGACGATTCGCGAGCAGACCGTCGAACGCGACGACGGCTCCGAAAACGGTGTCACCGACGAAAGCGATGAAACCGGCGATGATGAAATCGACGATGACGAAATCGACGATGACGAAATCGATGAGGACGCAAGCGACGAGAGCGTCGCCGACAAGTAG
- a CDS encoding type II/IV secretion system ATPase subunit has product MTGDGSAGGLRSVIGGFGVDRVFDGLERFGDSEPPDACSCRVAAEGETLVLDAGDCDGDLATAPACRRTAIDALTDRNAHRIVVRTDGLEYQYRGRGVELLAAAGRFVDRLGDRDEALLATARRDPLAIDDALGSRTGVEADIVRESALVDLARGIEDYGSVLSPTVGLTIGHYRLDRTIPDDTRLRDVRSLETGSEVRIYDRPGGVTEYALDVVDLTLSAAERSRLLEGYEAVAEGVVDGERAAPQAIERVTDGPADSLEIDVLTKHTSGYGILEDLFADPRLSDVYVTSPVPRNPLRVIVDGESMATNVYLTPEGARALASRVRRTSGRAFSRANPTVDATAILENGTGVRVAGVTDPVADGVAFAFRERADDRFTLPELVANGTVPAEAAAFLSVAVERNAAGLIAGTRGAGKTTLLGTLLYELPPETRTVLLEDTPELPVAALQSVGRNVQALRTGSEDGPEITPTEALRTALRLGDGALVVGEIRGEEARVLYEAMRVGANANAVLGTIHGDGAGEVYERVVSDLGVASSSFGATDLIATVQSRRTPEGRRRRLARIEEVISDGDDHWFEPLYELEDGAAAPTGRIDRGESRLVDRLAGPDETYADVRRALEARTNQLAALAADGRTSPREVATACAERQYDG; this is encoded by the coding sequence ATGACGGGAGACGGATCTGCGGGCGGCCTTCGATCGGTTATCGGCGGGTTCGGCGTCGATCGCGTGTTCGACGGCCTCGAGCGCTTCGGCGACTCCGAGCCACCGGACGCGTGTTCGTGTCGCGTCGCCGCCGAGGGCGAGACGCTCGTCCTCGACGCCGGCGACTGCGACGGCGATCTCGCGACCGCGCCCGCGTGTCGCCGGACGGCCATCGACGCGCTGACCGACCGCAACGCACACCGGATCGTGGTTCGGACGGACGGTCTCGAGTACCAGTATCGCGGCCGCGGCGTCGAACTGCTCGCCGCGGCCGGGCGGTTCGTCGACCGACTGGGAGACAGGGACGAAGCGTTGCTCGCGACCGCACGGCGGGATCCGCTCGCGATCGACGACGCGCTCGGATCGCGTACCGGCGTCGAGGCCGACATCGTCCGCGAGTCTGCCCTCGTCGACCTGGCACGAGGGATCGAGGACTACGGCTCGGTGCTGTCCCCAACGGTCGGACTCACGATCGGCCACTACCGGCTCGACCGAACGATCCCCGACGACACGCGGTTGCGAGACGTTCGGTCGCTCGAGACGGGCAGCGAGGTGCGGATCTACGATCGACCCGGCGGTGTCACGGAGTACGCGCTCGACGTCGTCGATCTGACGCTCTCTGCGGCCGAACGGTCGCGGCTCCTCGAGGGCTACGAGGCCGTCGCCGAGGGCGTGGTCGACGGCGAGCGCGCGGCCCCGCAGGCGATCGAACGCGTCACCGACGGACCGGCCGATTCACTGGAGATAGACGTTCTGACGAAGCATACGAGCGGCTACGGGATTCTCGAGGATTTGTTCGCCGATCCGCGGCTCTCGGACGTCTACGTGACGTCGCCGGTCCCGCGAAACCCGCTCCGCGTCATCGTCGACGGCGAGTCCATGGCGACGAACGTCTATCTGACGCCCGAAGGCGCACGCGCGCTCGCGTCCCGGGTTCGGCGGACGAGCGGCCGAGCGTTCTCGCGAGCGAACCCGACGGTCGACGCGACGGCAATCCTCGAGAACGGCACCGGCGTTCGCGTCGCCGGCGTCACCGATCCGGTCGCCGACGGCGTCGCCTTCGCGTTCCGAGAGCGAGCGGACGATCGGTTCACGCTCCCCGAACTCGTCGCGAACGGAACAGTTCCGGCGGAGGCGGCAGCGTTCCTCTCGGTCGCCGTCGAACGGAACGCCGCCGGACTGATCGCTGGCACTCGCGGTGCGGGGAAGACGACGCTGCTCGGGACGCTGTTGTACGAACTGCCCCCCGAGACGCGAACTGTCCTACTCGAGGACACGCCCGAACTCCCGGTCGCCGCGCTCCAGTCGGTCGGGCGAAACGTGCAGGCGTTACGGACCGGCAGCGAGGACGGCCCGGAGATCACCCCCACGGAGGCGCTCAGAACGGCGCTTCGGCTCGGCGACGGCGCGCTCGTGGTCGGCGAGATCAGAGGAGAGGAGGCCCGCGTGCTCTACGAGGCGATGCGAGTCGGTGCCAACGCCAACGCCGTCCTGGGAACGATCCACGGCGACGGGGCCGGCGAGGTCTACGAACGCGTCGTCTCCGACCTCGGTGTCGCGTCCTCTTCGTTCGGCGCAACGGATCTGATTGCCACCGTTCAGTCCCGACGCACGCCGGAGGGTCGCCGCCGACGGCTCGCCCGCATCGAGGAGGTCATCAGCGACGGCGACGACCACTGGTTCGAACCGCTGTACGAACTCGAGGACGGAGCGGCCGCACCGACCGGCCGAATCGATCGCGGTGAGAGCCGACTCGTCGATCGACTCGCCGGACCGGACGAGACGTACGCCGACGTTCGGCGCGCACTCGAGGCGCGAACGAACCAGTTGGCGGCGCTCGCGGCCGACGGCCGTACGAGTCCGCGCGAGGTCGCTACGGCCTGTGCCGAGCGGCAGTACGACGGGTGA